The sequence GCGCCTGCACGGTGTTCCAGGGGGTTCCCAGGCCGGCCAGCAGCCCGGCGGGCCATTGCGACTGGCTGTCGGACAGCGTCAGTTGCACGCCGCTCCAGCCTGCGAGCCTGGCCTGAAGCTGCAGCGCCTGCTGCATGCAGCATTCGGCGTTCAGTTGAACATTCAGGCCGTTCCAGGCCGGACGGATGGTCCAGGTCAGCTGGCCGGGTAGCGCCACGGCCTCACGGCTGCCAGCGCCGCCCGACAGGACAAGTTGCGCCGAGCCTTGCCAAAAACCGCCACGGGGGCCATCCAGTAGCACATGTTCGCCGCTGGCCTGACGGACCAGCGCGGCCAGCCAGCGGGCCGGGGCGAACAAGACCAGTGCCAGTATCAATCCGGCAAGGGCGCCCGCCATCGCCCAGCGCCAGGGGGCAAAGGCAGAGCCTGGGGCCACGGAAGGGGTGTATGCCATGGTCTTGGCTAGCGGGCGGCAGGCAGGCCCATCACCAGCACGCCATTCCAGGCC comes from Polaromonas naphthalenivorans CJ2 and encodes:
- a CDS encoding type II secretion system protein N, which encodes MAYTPSVAPGSAFAPWRWAMAGALAGLILALVLFAPARWLAALVRQASGEHVLLDGPRGGFWQGSAQLVLSGGAGSREAVALPGQLTWTIRPAWNGLNVQLNAECCMQQALQLQARLAGWSGVQLTLSDSQSQWPAGLLAGLGTPWNTVQAQGQLVASTQGFNARWAQGRLILAGRLQLDATRISSRLSTLQPMGSYRLLLQGGNPSTLELNTLEGKLQLTGRGQWVGQRLRFDGAASATPESIDALSNLLNIIGRRNGATAIIKVG